CGCCTGGTTGTACTTGAAATACGTGTATTTGTCCGTCTTTCCCAGAACCTCGATCTTGCCGGTGGCGTGCGAGATCACGAACCTGGCCCGTTTCGCAAGCCCCGAACAGATCGACCGGGCCTGCTCGAAGATCCGGTAGGACTCCTCAACCGGCACCGCAAACGGCCGGTTCCCGATCGTGGGACGGCACTGGAAGACGTAGTAGGGATTGGCACCGATGAACGAGAGTTTATCGAAGAGCGACGCAAGCACCTCCGGGTCGTCGTTGATACCGCGGATCAGGGGCGTCTGGTTCATGACGACCGCCCCGGCATCCTGCAGGAGAGCGACCGCCCGGCACGCTGCGTCGGTCAGTTCCCTCGGGTGGTTGAACTGCGCCATGATGTAAATGCGCTTCTCGTCCAGGCTGTAGTCACGGATCATATCCAGCAGCGCGAGGTCGTTCGTGATCCGGAAGGGATCGTATGCAGGCATCTTCGTGCCGATCCGGATGATCTCGACGTGGTCGATATCCCGGAGCTGCCGGATGATATCGAGCAGCCGACCGGTCTCGAGGATCAGGGGATCGCCCCCGGTGAGCAGGACGTTGTTGATCTCCGGATGATCACGGATGTAGGCAAGCCCCCGGGAAATGTCTTTATTCACTTCGCGCGCATCCTCGATGAAGAGGCGCTTGCGGAAACAGTAGCGGCAGAGGCCCCCGCAGAGGTCGCTGACCAGCAGGAGGGCGGTCTCACGGTACTTGTGCTGCAGCCCCGGAGCCCGGGTATACCGGTGTTCCG
This portion of the Methanoculleus oceani genome encodes:
- a CDS encoding KamA family radical SAM protein, whose product is MNTTYDIRNSLDDIVSPINDTTNPIYLSSLDRVPGISPEERARLAQVTDLFAFRANDYYLSLIDWNDPADPIRRLVIPTLEELVPWGHLDPSSEHRYTRAPGLQHKYRETALLLVSDLCGGLCRYCFRKRLFIEDAREVNKDISRGLAYIRDHPEINNVLLTGGDPLILETGRLLDIIRQLRDIDHVEIIRIGTKMPAYDPFRITNDLALLDMIRDYSLDEKRIYIMAQFNHPRELTDAACRAVALLQDAGAVVMNQTPLIRGINDDPEVLASLFDKLSFIGANPYYVFQCRPTIGNRPFAVPVEESYRIFEQARSICSGLAKRARFVISHATGKIEVLGKTDKYTYFKYNQAANPDDRGRFMVYKSNPDAYWFDDYTELVDEGRVRGPDGLV